The genome window aattattcaaacagaaacagaaacattCCTAGACCCCCTCTCTAAGAATGCCACAAGATAGCCAGTTTGTTGCCAAAACTTTGGTATATGAGATtagagaggaggagaagggGCTTTGAACTAATTGAATAGATGCCTTTTCACTTGATCATCATGCCTTTTCACTTTGTTGTCAACGGATAGTCATGGTTGAACATTAACTGATGCTATATTAGAACTACCTACGACCTTACTTGTACAGGGTCTGTTCTATAGGATCATACCTTTGTGTCCTTGAGTTCGTACATCCACCTGGATATTTAACTCACTGTATAGGAGCCAGACAGAAGTGAGTGCATTTCACATTGGAATTTAACTCGATTCTCCAATTGACACTTcgatttttcaaaaaagacttgaatattttaaatgttagAGTAAGAATTGTTTCTTCTGCATCTGTTTAAACTTTTGCACACATATTTAGAGTTCTGTTATTCAATTCTTGTGTTATCATTGCAGGTATATTGCAGTAGGAAATGAGCCCTTCCTTTCAAGTTACTCCGGTCAATTTCAATCATATGTCATGCCTGCACTGCTCAATCTACAACAGTCGTTGGCTAAAGTGAATCTTGCAAGCTACATGAAGTTAGTCGTCCCTTGCAATGCTGATGCATATGAgtcttctcttccttctcaAGGGGCATTTCGACCtgaattgacacaaattatgACTCAACTCGTTTCGTTTCTCAACTCAAACGGTTCTCCTTTTGTAGTCAATATCTACCCATTTCTAAGTCTCTATGGAAGCTCAGATTTTCCTCAAGATTATGCATTCTTCGAAGGGACAAGCCATCCTGTTACAGATGGGTCCAATGTTTACTACAATGCATTTGATGGAAATTTTGACACGCTAGTCGCGGCCCTCAGCAAGCTCGGATATGGTCAGATGCCCATAGCTATTGGGGAGATTGGTTGGCCCACTGATGGAGCCATCAGTGGGAATCTCACTGCTGCAAGGGTATTCAACCAAGGTCTCATAAATCATGTCCTAAGTAACAAAGGAACCCCTCTAAGGCCAGGTGTCCCTCCCGTGGATGTATATCTTTTCAGTCTGCTGGATGAAGGAGCAAAGAGCACACTCCCAGGAAACTTTGAAAGGCACTGGGGGATTTTTTCCTTTGATGGGCAGGCTAAATATCCATTGAACCTTGGTTTAGGAGGCAGAGGATTAAAAAATGCAAGGAAAGTTGAGTATCTGCCATCTAGATGGTGTGTGGCAAACCCATCTAGGGATTTGTCATATGTGGCAAACCACATGAAACTTGCATGTGGTGTTGCAGATTGCACCACGCTCACCTATGGGGGGTCATGTAACGGAATTGGAGCAAAGGGAAACATCTCGTATGCGTTCAACAGTTACTATCAGCTGCAAATGCAGAATGAACGGAGCTGTGATTTTGATGGGCTTGGTATGGTCACTTTCCTTGACCCTTCTATTGGTGACTGCAGGTTTCTGGTTGGCGTTACGGATACTAGTTCTAGTTCTCAAGTATACAGGAGGTGGGTCGTTGTTTGGATGCTGATTGCATGGAgggtttggttttttgtaATGTGAAAAGTGGTTTCTTAAGTGGGTTTTTCGCGGCCCCCTCTTCTGAAACTAGATGAATGCTAAGTATAGGACTAGGACCTAGGTGATAAATAACTAGTATAGTGATCTAAATGTAGGTGTGTAATTCGGGTATCATGCAAGAGACATGTGGTATTgaactattaaaatatataatgtgtATTTTGtagtaaagaaaaagagttgAATATAATAATACATGTTCACACCATCTTGTAATCTTGTAATTCATAGATTCGGTCGATCACACACTCACACTAATAAAAGAAAGGGGCCTCTTGATGTTCATAAGAAACTAAGCAGCAAGGCTAAAAGCCTATGCCTAAAAATAAGGGGGGACCGGATTAACAAGGCGGCAGCCTGAACTTGTAAGTAGTGCAATGGCCAAGGTGGAAAGAGGCATCGGAAAGGGTACCATGGGCTCTCTTGTTGTCGTAACCGGGATAGTCGTCTTTGCGGAAGGGCAGAGTTTGAGTGAGAAGCAGCCCTATCTTGTGTGCTTTCCTCACTAAATCCCATTTGTTGTAAGGATGACCTTCCTTGTGGGTTATATGAATCTCTCCGCCCTCTTTTCTCAGCACAAGTTTAGCATTCTGCAGGAAACCCTTCACCAACCTCTTGTTCAACCTAGTAGTAGAggtattaattataaataattattaaaagggCAATCAAATTCACATGAACAAGTAgtagaaaatttaatctaatcAAATGATATTAAAAGGGCAATGAATGAATTGAAAGAATGAAAAGTAATTATATTAAGTAGAGAGAGTGAGTTACTGGATCTGGCAGTAGCTATCCTCCCGGAAGAGAAAGCCAACATGAGGAAAGTTGTAGACAATCCTGTCAAACCTCTGAGTGCTGAGGAAGAAGTGTTGACTCATTTGCTTGGCGTCCACTCCGTAAATCACTATGCATCCCCTTTCTTCAAGCTCCCTCACATTCCCTATTGCCTTACTGTACTTGCTATCAATCTCCTctgcaaataaataaaataagaataacaatcaaaatcaaaatcctgACTGGAAttcccccctttttttttccaaacgcataaataaaataaagattcaacgaatatatatatatatatatatatatattggtaaAACAGGAGGCAGGAGGGGAGGTTACCCTGGGAATCGAGACAAGTGGCTACCATGTTGCGGGCAGATCCAAAATGGGTGGctaaagaaagagagaaggagaagtcTCCTTCTCCCACCAGCAATATCCTATGCCTCGATGAGTAGTGCATTCTCCATTTCTCTTCcccttcatcatcatcatcatcatcttcttcttcttcatctgttTCGACGTTTGATTCCCTTTCTTggtattcttcttcttttcccatTCTGAATGGTCTTCTGATGATGGTTATGGTTGACTGTACCTTCTCACTTGCCAACTATAACTGCTCTCTGCACCGATTTCCACTGGACTTCCCCCTTCATCTTCTGATGATGGTTAGAATATTATGATATTTcactttttcctttctttttctttttctttttccttttctttttaggaTATAATGTTCACTTTCTTTCTCCCGTAGAAAGAATGGAAGAGGCAGGCATATAGTAATAGTACGTAGGCATAGGCATagcaaattaaaacaaaaataaacccgaaatataaatttcttcttttcttttcttttaatttttcttttttccatcaATACCTAGAAATGAATAATTGAAGAGGTATTTCCGCACTGGAGTGGACCCACTTCGAGGAGAGCCGAATGGTTGAGTTTAAGTTAAGGAGTAAGACTTGATTACAGGAGGACAGACAGGCGTCAATCGATTCACCAAGTCCAAGGTGCAAAATGAATGAAGCACCAGAACAAAATACTTTCCCCTCTCTCGTCTCCCCTTTATTCATGATATTGCTAaccttttctttaaaattgtatGATTCCTGAGGAAAGTCGTCAAAAAATGCATGAACTGAAGAAATCCAAGTAAAATTCACATTCGCCATCAAATCGGCCAACGATCTCTATCTACTCACTGACctcaccaaaaaaagaaaaaaaagaaggaagacaTCTCTCTACTTCTATTGATGTTAAACTCAACATACCATCCAGTAAAATTCACATTCGTCATGCAAAACATAGAAGAAAACTACTATCAAGAAACAGTCAAAGGAGAGCAGCTATGGAGAAGGAAATTCCACAGCGTCTCCAGTTCCAGGAAAGTCGTACAAAATTCCCAAAGACCATTAATACATGTCACATGAGGATAGTAGGTTATGCTGCCGCTGTACCCTTGATACTACACAAAGCAAGATCCCTCCATATGAGTGCCATTTGCATCCAGTAGCCTGCATCAGTTTACCAGAATACCCAACCAATCATACTACGTACAAGGCAGCAAGATAATACCATTTGAAAGCAACATGTAAATTAATATATCTTACCAGGCATCATCACTTCTAAGAGTTTTCTTATGTAGACTGTTTAAGCTTAGTTAGCTCACTTAAGACTTCTTTGAGCGGTTGGCTGAGCACGCTTCTCGTAGtctggaggaaaaaaaaaattataaactagtAACTTCAAGtgattagaaaaacaaaaacagtgtCGAATTAGTCAAGGGAAAATTGAATAGCTTTCGTAAGCACACttagaaacaaaaatagagATAAACAGTCAATATGCAGAAATCCAAGAAGTAGAATTTTCAGTAACTTAACAGTTCCACGGGAAACTAATAGTTACAAGCATTATCATAGGCCCATAGGCAGCTGGAAAGAAGAATGCATAcatggaaatgaaaaaaatccaAAGAGAGCCATGGGAGACTCAGAAGAAGGTTTCTAGTGGTTCAATCAGAAAGAgtaaaaaagaggagaagaaagaaacatacAGAAACTGAAAATAGGGGAAAAGGAAACTTGAGAGAGAAAGACGAATGATGCAAggagagggagaaagaggtGATGCGGCCGTGAGTGAGGACCAAGAGATGGGAGGTGTAGCTTCTAATTAGTTTGACAACTATGCCCCTAAGATGGGGATGGCATTGATTAATTTTGAATGTTcagaccaaaaacaaaagtgaccAAATTGATGAGTTTCACATAGTTCATGGAccattgatgataaaaatacaTCAGGAAATAATATCATTCCAATAAGAGATTGGAGGatatcaattttttcaattgcAATTAATTCAAGGAGTGAAAACCAATTATGCCTTTTTCCGCCTTTACatcaaaaacaagaaaactcTGACAAAATAGAAACACAGTAGAGATATTCCAGAGTAGAACTAAAGcattaataaaacaaaaaatcatatatatatatatatatatatttaaactaaaattttctatCTGGATCATTCAATACGGTCAAAGAAAATACTAGCCACAAATTACAAACTTCTTATGAACATTACTCTACCTTCAAGGATGGTACTAGAGCAAAAACTTCATCAGTGGTTTCGGGACAAACATTGGCAATCACACTTATCTGCggcaagaaaattaatatcaaataCCATTgcttaaattttaaaaactaataCCAAAGGTTGAGATTGTAACCTCGCCATCTGAGACACCATATTTTGTGAGAGTCCTAATATTCAAGTTAAGAGTTCAATGGCAAAGAAAGATATTCATCTAAACATACATATAACCTTGAGGAACAAATCAAGCATTCTCAAGCACGCACATACACACACGCCCATGAACATATAAATGTAAAGGAACCAATCAAGGATACTCAAGAACTTTTCTGACAGATTGGGGATTGGTATAATGGCTGGTTCTTTTGGTGTACTGCAGTCCCTTGTCGAATGATCTGAAAGCAAACCAATTGGAGCACTTCATatacacaaaacaaacatcGATTGCTATAACCAACAACCATTTTCTCAATCGCCATTCTTctattgagaaaataattaacttCATTCTTACACAGGGATTTTAATAGTAGGATCTTTAGACAACAGGATAATTTGCTCCTGGATTCCTTGTAATATATCCGCAGCCT of Prunus dulcis chromosome 4, ALMONDv2, whole genome shotgun sequence contains these proteins:
- the LOC117624043 gene encoding glucan endo-1,3-beta-glucosidase 5, which produces MIKEVVVLQKWSWAFTFTFTSDKMLQGRFRLRILSAALLSLLVIVGWSSAPVAESALGVNWGTVSFHKLKPSTVVDLLQDNKISKVKLFDADPDSLQALMGSGIQVMIGVPNEMLAALSSSTAASDLWVRQNVSRYMRKNGVDIRYIAVGNEPFLSSYSGQFQSYVMPALLNLQQSLAKVNLASYMKLVVPCNADAYESSLPSQGAFRPELTQIMTQLVSFLNSNGSPFVVNIYPFLSLYGSSDFPQDYAFFEGTSHPVTDGSNVYYNAFDGNFDTLVAALSKLGYGQMPIAIGEIGWPTDGAISGNLTAARVFNQGLINHVLSNKGTPLRPGVPPVDVYLFSLLDEGAKSTLPGNFERHWGIFSFDGQAKYPLNLGLGGRGLKNARKVEYLPSRWCVANPSRDLSYVANHMKLACGVADCTTLTYGGSCNGIGAKGNISYAFNSYYQLQMQNERSCDFDGLGMVTFLDPSIGDCRFLVGVTDTSSSSQVYRRWVVVWMLIAWRVWFFVM
- the LOC117624044 gene encoding uncharacterized protein At4g26485-like isoform X2; the protein is MGKEEEYQERESNVETDEEEEDDDDDDEGEEKWRMHYSSRHRILLVGEGDFSFSLSLATHFGSARNMVATCLDSQEEIDSKYSKAIGNVRELEERGCIVIYGVDAKQMSQHFFLSTQRFDRIVYNFPHVGFLFREDSYCQIQLNKRLVKGFLQNAKLVLRKEGGEIHITHKEGHPYNKWDLVRKAHKIGLLLTQTLPFRKDDYPGYDNKRAHGTLSDASFHLGHCTTYKFRLPPC